A window of Cohnella herbarum contains these coding sequences:
- a CDS encoding response regulator, with protein sequence MAYATMIVEDEQRILAYMTNQLAAYPEFELMGCFDVPEEALAAFPALLPDVAFLDIQMPRLTGLALAEKLLRIKPDLKIIFLTAYEQYALDAFKVEAIDYILKPVGSGDIERVLRRLDKLRPAAAVPDAARAGPMIRCLGTFEVMGRDGRLVRWPTKKAEELFAYFWVNKDRQIDKWALIDLLWPGSPEKKGDRNLYTGIYRLKQVLQHLPVAFSIERGNFSYRFLGPDGLSDLEELRELANHREAVERRTERAMELFLGYRQPLFGSRSYSWSASADAAVDEMMNRLGERLAEWWRGQGDAVQERAVLNAIEARLREAE encoded by the coding sequence ATGGCCTACGCTACAATGATCGTAGAGGATGAACAGCGCATTTTGGCGTACATGACAAACCAGCTTGCGGCGTATCCCGAATTCGAGCTGATGGGCTGCTTCGATGTTCCAGAGGAGGCGCTTGCCGCCTTTCCCGCGCTGCTGCCGGACGTGGCGTTTCTCGATATCCAGATGCCCCGTCTGACGGGACTTGCGCTTGCCGAAAAGCTGCTGCGGATCAAACCGGACTTGAAAATCATTTTTTTGACCGCCTATGAGCAGTACGCACTTGACGCTTTCAAGGTCGAAGCGATCGACTATATTCTGAAGCCGGTTGGCAGCGGCGATATCGAGCGCGTATTGCGCCGGCTGGACAAGCTTCGCCCCGCAGCCGCAGTCCCGGACGCCGCGCGTGCCGGACCGATGATCCGTTGCCTTGGCACGTTCGAAGTGATGGGGCGCGACGGTAGACTGGTGCGTTGGCCGACGAAAAAGGCGGAGGAGCTGTTCGCTTACTTCTGGGTGAATAAGGACAGACAGATCGACAAATGGGCGCTGATCGACCTGCTGTGGCCCGGTTCGCCCGAAAAAAAGGGCGATCGCAATTTGTATACCGGTATCTACCGGTTGAAGCAGGTTTTGCAGCATTTGCCGGTTGCCTTCTCTATCGAACGCGGCAATTTTTCCTATCGTTTCCTCGGCCCCGACGGTTTGTCCGATCTGGAAGAGCTGCGCGAACTGGCTAATCACCGTGAGGCGGTCGAACGGCGGACGGAACGCGCGATGGAGCTGTTTCTCGGCTATCGGCAGCCGTTGTTCGGCAGCCGAAGCTACTCGTGGAGCGCGTCGGCGGATGCCGCCGTCGACGAAATGATGAATCGGCTTGGCGAGCGGCTGGCGGAGTGGTGGCGGGGGCAAGGAGATGCCGTCCAGGAACGTGCGGTGCTGAACGCGATCGAAGCGAGGCTGCGCGAAGCGGAATAG
- a CDS encoding hybrid sensor histidine kinase/response regulator: MKSWLARFGLLAVIGLFVLVQIYMTLESEVTRPTLPVKDGILDARGWDFAQDGMMRLDGTWTFYPNVLASPDSLPTDKAISIRVPGNWHKSVPEQQLFGIGTYEAVILLAPSAPPVIGIKVTNIRMSHRLYVNGRLLHENGRPSESQETEKPKNTPYTVYVPVENNRLHLVIQTANFHYYQGGIAQPIVIGEPEQVSRYALINFGIGLVGFMMTVSFGLYSLAVYLMRSRDRLYLYAGLFFLIISLTVACADEKVLMVLLDWLPFTVAYKLQDLSLSGALILLLVFFRAVDPAFASKKVFRLMMAPILLYLTAVAILPYRTYIPVKMLFSPYQLIICGYSIVSWLLLLIKDQSRENRVKRALMFGTALFLTGSLLFQYLYLDQIIASKRLSFVSFFSFISTINLYLAFCSRNALRRSEQLTVQLLQANETKNEFLQRTSHELRTPLHGIQNLAEHVLRKETGMREDARRHLGVVVDTAERLSYIVNNLIDATQLRNMSLQVRLASVDLSAVAEHVLRIISMHVGLKPIALVNRVPSGTFVEADEIRLQQIVYNVLSNAVKYSNEGTVPVSAKSQNGRVTLLIADEGIGMTESEQEGVFEDRYRADAAGQPPMEGMGLSLFVSRELARRMGGELYIAGSEPGRGTEMALELKEARRTSEAKIHVAPDEREGGLPAAAWPELAASADAGERERRSVLLVDDDPMNLEVLRLILQDDYDLEVAYGGEEALVWLNNRRFDLMITDYLMPGMSGLELTKRVRANHSSVSLPVIIATAVSREADVELAYQVGATDYIAKPFSAGEIRKRVQLLLQLSGTMETALRNERAFLAAQIKPHFLYNALNNIIAACYDEPERAAEWLRLLSRHLRRMFRHESTIHTIPLEQEVELIRDYVELEKLRFGDRLRFEIEIDPSLLTDNPQVRTLLVQPLVENAICHGIFNKRGTGTVALRIGREENYLRIDVEDDGIGIDPDAVRRIIAGETVKGVGLPNVRRQVAAVAGAEFRLQSEEGRGTRCTILLPARLQKEVKQWPTLQ; the protein is encoded by the coding sequence ATGAAAAGTTGGTTGGCGAGATTCGGGCTTCTTGCGGTCATCGGGCTTTTCGTTCTCGTTCAGATTTACATGACGCTCGAATCGGAGGTGACTCGTCCGACGCTTCCGGTCAAGGACGGCATCCTGGACGCGAGAGGGTGGGATTTCGCTCAGGATGGCATGATGAGGCTGGACGGCACTTGGACGTTCTACCCTAACGTGCTGGCTTCGCCCGACTCGCTGCCCACAGACAAGGCGATCAGCATCCGGGTGCCCGGCAATTGGCATAAATCCGTTCCCGAGCAGCAGCTTTTCGGCATCGGCACTTATGAGGCTGTTATATTGCTCGCGCCATCTGCCCCTCCTGTCATCGGCATCAAAGTGACGAATATTCGTATGTCGCACCGGTTGTATGTCAACGGCCGTTTGCTTCACGAGAACGGAAGGCCGTCGGAGTCGCAGGAGACGGAGAAACCGAAAAATACCCCGTATACGGTTTACGTCCCGGTCGAGAACAACCGTCTTCATCTCGTCATCCAGACAGCTAATTTCCATTATTACCAGGGAGGCATTGCGCAACCGATCGTCATCGGGGAGCCCGAGCAAGTATCCCGCTACGCCCTAATTAATTTCGGCATCGGCCTGGTCGGCTTCATGATGACGGTTTCTTTCGGGTTGTATTCGTTAGCCGTCTATTTGATGCGTTCCCGGGATCGCCTGTACTTGTACGCCGGACTGTTTTTTCTCATCATCTCGCTCACTGTGGCTTGCGCGGATGAGAAGGTGCTCATGGTGCTGCTCGATTGGCTGCCTTTTACGGTCGCCTACAAGCTGCAAGATTTGTCGTTGTCCGGAGCGCTTATACTGCTGCTCGTCTTTTTTCGGGCGGTGGATCCGGCATTTGCTTCGAAAAAGGTGTTTCGACTGATGATGGCGCCGATACTGCTTTACTTGACGGCGGTGGCGATCTTGCCGTACCGGACGTACATACCCGTGAAAATGTTGTTTTCTCCCTATCAGCTCATCATCTGCGGGTATTCGATCGTAAGCTGGCTGCTGCTGCTCATCAAAGACCAATCGAGGGAAAATCGCGTGAAGCGGGCGTTGATGTTCGGCACGGCGCTATTTCTGACGGGAAGCTTGCTGTTTCAATATTTGTATCTCGATCAGATTATTGCGAGTAAACGTCTGTCGTTCGTCTCGTTCTTTTCTTTTATATCCACGATTAATTTGTATTTGGCTTTCTGCTCGAGGAACGCGCTGCGGCGATCGGAGCAACTGACGGTGCAATTGCTGCAGGCGAACGAGACGAAAAACGAGTTTTTGCAGCGGACGTCGCACGAACTGAGGACACCGCTGCACGGCATTCAAAATCTGGCTGAACACGTGCTGCGGAAGGAGACGGGGATGCGCGAGGATGCGCGCCGACATCTCGGCGTCGTCGTGGATACGGCCGAACGGCTGTCGTATATTGTGAACAACTTGATCGATGCGACGCAGCTTCGCAATATGTCGCTGCAAGTACGGTTGGCGTCGGTGGATTTGTCTGCCGTCGCGGAGCATGTGCTGAGGATTATCTCTATGCATGTTGGCCTTAAGCCGATCGCGCTGGTGAATCGCGTGCCGTCCGGAACGTTCGTCGAGGCGGACGAGATCAGGCTGCAGCAAATCGTCTACAACGTGTTGTCCAACGCAGTGAAGTATTCGAATGAGGGAACCGTCCCCGTCTCCGCGAAATCGCAAAACGGCCGGGTTACGCTGCTGATTGCGGACGAGGGAATCGGCATGACGGAATCCGAGCAAGAGGGCGTATTCGAGGACAGGTATCGCGCGGACGCGGCGGGGCAGCCGCCGATGGAAGGCATGGGGCTTAGCCTGTTCGTCAGCCGGGAGCTGGCTCGCCGGATGGGAGGCGAGCTGTATATTGCGGGAAGCGAGCCGGGGCGCGGAACCGAGATGGCGCTGGAATTGAAGGAGGCGAGGAGGACGTCGGAAGCGAAAATTCACGTTGCGCCGGATGAACGGGAAGGGGGACTGCCGGCAGCAGCCTGGCCGGAGCTGGCCGCATCGGCGGACGCCGGAGAGCGGGAACGCCGTTCGGTGCTTCTGGTCGACGACGATCCGATGAATCTGGAAGTGCTTCGGCTCATCTTGCAGGATGACTACGATCTGGAAGTGGCGTACGGAGGGGAAGAGGCCTTGGTGTGGCTGAACAACCGCCGGTTCGACCTGATGATTACCGATTATTTGATGCCAGGGATGTCGGGTCTGGAGCTGACGAAACGTGTTCGGGCTAACCACTCCTCCGTGTCGCTGCCAGTCATTATCGCAACGGCTGTATCGCGTGAGGCCGATGTCGAGCTTGCCTATCAGGTCGGAGCGACGGACTATATCGCCAAGCCGTTCTCGGCGGGTGAGATTCGCAAACGGGTGCAGTTGCTTCTGCAGTTGTCCGGCACGATGGAAACCGCCCTCCGCAACGAGCGAGCGTTCCTCGCGGCACAGATTAAGCCGCATTTCCTGTACAACGCGCTGAACAACATTATCGCGGCTTGTTATGACGAGCCTGAGCGAGCCGCCGAGTGGTTGAGGCTGCTCAGCCGCCATCTGCGGCGCATGTTCCGGCACGAATCGACGATCCATACGATACCGCTTGAGCAGGAAGTGGAGCTGATCCGGGATTATGTCGAGCTGGAGAAGCTGCGTTTTGGAGACCGGCTTCGCTTCGAGATTGAGATCGATCCGTCCTTGCTGACGGATAATCCGCAAGTGAGAACGTTGCTCGTCCAGCCGCTCGTCGAGAACGCGATTTGCCATGGTATTTTCAACAAAAGAGGCACGGGAACGGTGGCGCTTCGGATCGGGCGCGAAGAAAATTACTTGCGCATCGATGTGGAGGACGATGGCATCGGGATCGATCCGGACGCGGTGCGGCGAATTATTGCCGGGGAGACGGTGAAGGGAGTCGGGCTGCCGAATGTTCGCAGGCAGGTCGCGGCCGTAGCGGGAGCTGAATTCCGTCTTCAATCCGAGGAGGGGAGGGGCACGCGCTGCACGATTTTGCTCCCTGCCCGATTGCAGAAGGAGGTTAAGCAATGGCCTACGCTACAATGA
- the rlmD gene encoding 23S rRNA (uracil(1939)-C(5))-methyltransferase RlmD, with the protein MSGRNGKAVSGGSKRSGGKKLGGTGGQRRNARDTGSNGGTGDRSRRNAGSGESPRAIAGVPVIVGQLVTCEIIGLTHDGDGVGRVDGYTLFIRDALPGEKVQAEVVSIGKSFGKARMTELLQGGSDSGSVGRVKPPCPIYDSCGGCQLQHLSYSEQLRWKRQHVVDNLARIGKLAVAGEVGSGAAASKAATEGQQTVIVHPTIGMNAPWRYRNKAQVPIGFGEGGLIGGFYEQGSNDIVEMDACLIQQEENEETVRAVKEAARMLDIGAYNRATGRGLLRHVVVRHARTTGQRMVVLVTNGRDIPHAQEFAALIREKVPGVVSICQNVQTAATPVVFGEETRVLWGEDVIYDEIDGIQFAISPRSFFQVNPEQTVRLYGKAVEYAALTGNETVMDAYCGAGTISLFLAKHADKVYGVEIVPEAIEDAKRNARLNGIHNAEFEVGPAEAIMPRWKDDGIVPDVIVVDPPRKGCDPSLIDTMLELRPSRIVYVSCNPSTLARDLRLLEDGGYKTVEVQPVDMFPHTGHVECVVSLNQILN; encoded by the coding sequence ATGAGCGGACGGAATGGGAAAGCGGTTAGCGGCGGCAGCAAGAGAAGCGGCGGAAAGAAGCTCGGTGGGACGGGCGGACAACGCCGGAATGCGAGAGATACGGGATCGAACGGGGGAACAGGAGACCGGTCTAGAAGAAATGCCGGTAGTGGCGAATCGCCTCGGGCAATTGCCGGAGTGCCGGTAATCGTTGGTCAACTTGTTACCTGCGAGATTATAGGTTTGACGCATGACGGAGACGGGGTAGGCCGGGTCGATGGCTATACCCTTTTTATTCGCGATGCTCTCCCCGGCGAGAAGGTGCAGGCGGAAGTCGTTAGCATCGGCAAATCGTTCGGCAAAGCTCGGATGACCGAGCTTCTTCAGGGTGGCTCGGATTCGGGTTCGGTCGGTCGGGTCAAGCCTCCTTGTCCCATCTATGATTCTTGCGGCGGCTGTCAATTACAGCACTTGAGTTATTCCGAACAGCTCCGCTGGAAACGACAGCATGTGGTCGATAACTTGGCGCGGATCGGGAAGCTTGCGGTTGCGGGAGAGGTTGGGAGTGGCGCCGCTGCTTCTAAGGCGGCAACCGAAGGCCAACAAACCGTCATCGTTCACCCGACGATCGGCATGAACGCCCCATGGCGTTACCGGAACAAGGCGCAGGTTCCGATCGGATTCGGAGAAGGCGGGCTGATCGGCGGCTTCTATGAACAGGGAAGCAACGATATCGTAGAGATGGACGCTTGCCTCATCCAGCAGGAAGAGAACGAAGAGACCGTTCGGGCGGTTAAGGAAGCCGCTCGAATGCTAGATATCGGAGCATATAATCGCGCGACCGGACGGGGTTTGCTGCGTCACGTCGTCGTTCGTCATGCTCGGACGACCGGTCAGCGCATGGTAGTGCTTGTCACGAACGGCCGGGATATCCCGCACGCTCAGGAGTTTGCGGCGCTTATTCGCGAGAAGGTTCCGGGGGTCGTGAGCATCTGCCAGAACGTTCAGACGGCGGCGACGCCGGTCGTGTTCGGGGAAGAAACGCGTGTGTTGTGGGGAGAAGACGTCATTTACGACGAGATCGACGGGATTCAGTTCGCGATCTCTCCTCGATCGTTCTTCCAGGTCAACCCGGAGCAGACGGTTCGATTATATGGCAAAGCCGTCGAGTATGCCGCGTTGACCGGTAACGAGACAGTCATGGATGCGTATTGCGGCGCAGGAACGATTTCCCTGTTCCTGGCGAAGCACGCCGATAAAGTGTACGGCGTGGAGATCGTTCCCGAGGCAATCGAGGATGCTAAGCGCAATGCGCGGCTTAATGGCATCCATAATGCCGAGTTCGAAGTCGGCCCGGCGGAAGCGATCATGCCTCGCTGGAAAGACGATGGCATCGTGCCCGACGTCATCGTCGTCGATCCTCCTCGCAAAGGATGCGATCCTTCGCTGATTGACACGATGCTGGAACTCCGGCCTTCGCGAATCGTTTATGTATCGTGCAATCCGTCGACTTTGGCACGGGATTTGCGATTGCTCGAGGATGGGGGATACAAAACCGTCGAGGTTCAGCCGGTGGATATGTTTCCTCATACGGGGCATGTGGAGTGCGTGGTGTCATTAAATCAGATTCTCAATTAA
- a CDS encoding diacylglycerol kinase: MKRGSLVDTIRARLIYNPTSGREEVKRKLGAILQRLERGGVETSCHATENKGDAIQAASDAVERGFDMIISAGGDGTLNEVVNGMSVHERRPALGILPLGTTNDFARAHGIPRKWENACDLLTRRHTTPVDVGQANDRYFINIAGGGTLTELTYDIPSKLKTMVGQLAYYMKGLESITRLHPTQMRISAEEIGVLDEEFMLFLIANSNSIGGFDRLAPNASTNDGVFDVLALRKCSLPEFIRIATLVMRGEPVLNDPHFIHFQTNHISVESDHRVQLNVDGEFGGTLPCTFNLLPAHLNVVVDEHGESSYRKNGPGRAFSL; the protein is encoded by the coding sequence ATGAAGAGGGGATCCTTGGTGGACACGATTCGAGCCCGGTTAATCTATAACCCGACTTCCGGCCGGGAGGAAGTCAAACGTAAGCTGGGTGCGATTCTGCAACGCTTAGAGCGGGGAGGGGTCGAGACGTCTTGCCATGCTACCGAGAATAAGGGAGACGCGATCCAAGCCGCGTCGGATGCCGTGGAACGCGGATTCGACATGATCATCTCGGCAGGCGGAGACGGCACCTTGAACGAAGTGGTGAACGGCATGTCGGTCCATGAACGCAGGCCGGCTCTCGGAATTCTGCCGCTTGGAACGACGAATGATTTCGCGCGCGCGCATGGCATTCCTCGAAAGTGGGAGAATGCGTGCGATTTGCTGACCCGCAGGCATACGACTCCAGTCGACGTAGGGCAAGCGAACGACCGCTACTTCATCAACATTGCCGGCGGCGGTACGCTGACGGAGTTGACTTACGACATTCCAAGCAAGCTGAAGACGATGGTCGGACAGCTTGCTTATTATATGAAGGGATTGGAGAGCATCACGCGTCTTCACCCTACGCAAATGCGAATATCCGCGGAAGAGATCGGCGTATTGGACGAGGAATTCATGCTCTTCCTGATCGCGAACAGCAACTCCATCGGCGGGTTCGATCGCTTGGCTCCCAATGCAAGCACGAATGATGGAGTTTTCGACGTCCTGGCGTTGCGCAAGTGTAGCTTGCCCGAGTTTATTCGGATCGCTACGTTGGTCATGCGCGGAGAGCCGGTGTTGAATGACCCGCATTTCATTCATTTCCAGACGAATCACATCTCCGTGGAATCGGACCATCGGGTGCAACTGAACGTGGACGGCGAGTTCGGCGGTACGTTGCCGTGCACGTTTAATCTATTGCCGGCGCATTTGAACGTTGTCGTGGATGAACACGGGGAATCGTCCTACCGGAAGAACGGCCCGGGCCGGGCATTCTCACTATGA
- a CDS encoding sirohydrochlorin chelatase, with protein sequence MKPGLLVISHGSREAGWVVLVEETIEAARIQLGDTMAIEAGFLELVEGRLIQDGIDRLEAAGVTHLLALPLFVSSGSTHVDEIGWALGSYPEPKTETDLEPYRVPSLQLTYGQPMDGSPELIGVVLDRLKEMSLDPSRESVLLVGHGSEEAGFLEAWERGLAAIAERVVEIGGYSSCSYALLLPNQVHERMEELKQENSGRVVLVMALFLSEGYFTNVVVPRRLEGTGVAEDAYRYDGRALMPHPNVANWIVRQAREWIEGLRFDNARENVRD encoded by the coding sequence ATGAAACCGGGCTTGCTGGTAATTAGCCATGGATCGAGAGAAGCCGGATGGGTCGTTCTCGTCGAAGAAACGATTGAAGCGGCACGCATTCAATTGGGGGACACGATGGCGATAGAAGCCGGTTTCTTGGAATTGGTGGAAGGGCGACTCATTCAAGATGGAATAGATCGGCTTGAGGCGGCAGGCGTTACGCATTTGTTAGCATTGCCGTTATTCGTGTCTTCCGGCAGCACTCACGTAGACGAGATCGGTTGGGCGCTCGGGTCATATCCTGAACCTAAGACCGAGACCGATTTGGAGCCCTATCGGGTGCCATCGCTACAGCTAACTTACGGCCAACCGATGGATGGCTCTCCGGAGCTGATCGGCGTCGTCTTAGATAGATTAAAGGAAATGTCATTGGATCCTTCGCGCGAAAGCGTGCTTCTGGTTGGACACGGGAGCGAGGAAGCCGGCTTCCTCGAGGCTTGGGAGCGCGGGCTTGCCGCGATAGCGGAGAGGGTAGTCGAGATTGGCGGTTACAGTTCCTGTTCATACGCGCTTCTGTTGCCGAATCAGGTACATGAACGTATGGAAGAGCTTAAGCAAGAGAATTCGGGACGTGTCGTTCTGGTAATGGCTTTATTCCTGAGCGAGGGGTATTTCACGAACGTCGTCGTTCCCCGTCGGCTTGAGGGAACGGGAGTCGCGGAGGATGCTTATCGCTATGATGGACGCGCGTTGATGCCGCATCCGAACGTGGCGAACTGGATTGTTCGGCAAGCGCGAGAATGGATAGAAGGTTTGAGATTCGACAATGCAAGAGAGAATGTAAGAGATTGA
- a CDS encoding ABC transporter substrate-binding protein: MFKGKNKIGKSFAVILGASMIVSTFSAGAATSTLPEYKLSLYYPGSPAKDEAKVEAKINEHLKGKINATIDLVPIDWGQWDSKMNLLKASREPMDIIFTAQWNGHANDVAKQVFLALDDPKGPNGNLIEKYGKDITKSLDPAFLAGAKVNGHNYGIPTNKELAAQGGVIYRKDIADKLGLTAKLNAVKTVADLDPILAEVKAKQPGMTPLFLRDGDNFNAHYFIQHDFLGDTTIEGLIRKDGTSTKVITRFDDKKYMDQLALTRSFYKKNYINKDAATTQLSGQDALKKGNVFMITASLKPGKDAETAIAAGLAGKLKQINMTERTVSTGETAGSMLGISSTSKDPARAMMFINLLHSDKYLNNLLNFGIQGEHYLRTSGEIIKPGPSAANYNPGATWMFGNQFLNYVWDTEASNKWAQFKNFNRGAKLSPALGFTFDAQPVKSQTASLVTVRKTYIAGLETGSIDPSKAAEFKKKEEANGLAKVLQEKQKQLDAFIASKK, translated from the coding sequence ATGTTCAAAGGGAAAAACAAGATTGGCAAAAGCTTCGCCGTAATTCTGGGAGCAAGCATGATCGTGTCCACGTTCTCGGCTGGCGCGGCAACGTCGACGCTGCCGGAATACAAGCTTTCGTTATACTACCCAGGCTCTCCTGCGAAGGACGAGGCTAAGGTAGAAGCCAAGATCAACGAGCATCTCAAAGGTAAAATCAATGCAACGATTGATCTTGTGCCGATCGACTGGGGACAATGGGACAGCAAGATGAACCTGTTGAAAGCAAGCCGCGAGCCGATGGATATTATCTTCACGGCGCAATGGAACGGCCACGCCAACGACGTAGCCAAGCAAGTATTCCTAGCGCTCGACGATCCTAAAGGTCCTAACGGCAACTTGATCGAGAAATACGGCAAGGATATCACGAAATCCCTGGACCCTGCCTTCTTGGCGGGTGCCAAAGTAAACGGCCATAACTATGGCATTCCTACGAATAAAGAATTAGCGGCGCAAGGCGGAGTCATCTACCGTAAAGATATCGCCGACAAACTCGGCTTGACCGCTAAGTTGAACGCAGTGAAGACGGTAGCCGATCTCGATCCGATCCTGGCAGAGGTCAAAGCTAAACAACCGGGCATGACTCCGCTGTTCTTACGCGACGGAGACAACTTCAACGCTCACTATTTCATCCAACACGACTTCCTTGGCGATACGACCATCGAAGGTTTGATCCGTAAAGACGGCACGAGCACGAAAGTCATCACGAGATTCGATGACAAGAAGTACATGGACCAATTGGCGCTTACTCGTTCCTTCTACAAGAAAAACTATATCAACAAAGATGCTGCAACGACGCAATTGTCCGGTCAAGACGCGCTCAAAAAAGGCAACGTGTTCATGATCACGGCATCCCTGAAGCCTGGAAAAGACGCAGAGACCGCAATCGCGGCAGGCTTGGCAGGCAAACTGAAACAAATCAACATGACTGAACGCACCGTATCGACCGGCGAAACCGCGGGTTCGATGTTGGGTATCTCTTCTACTTCCAAAGATCCTGCAAGGGCGATGATGTTCATCAACCTGTTGCACTCCGACAAATATCTGAACAACCTGCTTAACTTCGGTATTCAAGGCGAGCATTACTTGAGAACTTCCGGCGAGATCATCAAACCGGGTCCAAGCGCGGCTAACTACAACCCGGGCGCAACTTGGATGTTCGGTAACCAATTCCTGAACTACGTATGGGATACGGAAGCTTCGAACAAATGGGCTCAATTCAAAAACTTTAACAGAGGCGCGAAATTGTCGCCGGCACTGGGCTTTACGTTCGACGCTCAACCGGTTAAATCCCAAACGGCGTCGCTCGTTACCGTAAGAAAAACATATATCGCAGGTCTAGAAACAGGATCGATCGATCCGTCCAAAGCAGCCGAATTCAAGAAAAAAGAAGAAGCTAACGGACTGGCTAAAGTGCTTCAAGAGAAACAAAAACAACTTGACGCGTTCATCGCTTCGAAGAAATAA
- a CDS encoding carbohydrate ABC transporter permease, with protein sequence MATVTVKRKRGVNEVSSFSNFMINGFFWIYTALCILPLLLVIAVSFSDERQVLVNGYKLWPEKFSNGAYDFLLSDWESIVRSYGVSIFVTVVGTIIALATMALYAYPISRPDFKHRKTFSFIMFFTLLFNSGLVPYYLMYTQGFHLRDTIWILMIPYFVQPFFVLILRTFFTNSVPTALLESAKIDGAGEWRIFGQIVLPLSLPVLATVGLFCTLNYWNDWFQSLLFINQENLITIQFRMYQALLDITFLSANSTAYSAILAQNPDFQLPTETVTMAMAVVGIGPIIFAYPFFQRFFIKGLTVGAVKG encoded by the coding sequence ATGGCAACGGTTACGGTAAAACGCAAAAGAGGCGTTAACGAAGTATCTAGCTTTTCCAATTTCATGATCAATGGTTTCTTCTGGATATACACTGCGCTTTGTATATTACCTCTCCTTCTCGTCATCGCGGTTTCGTTCTCCGATGAGAGACAGGTACTGGTCAACGGCTACAAGCTGTGGCCGGAAAAATTCAGCAACGGCGCTTATGACTTCCTGCTCAGCGATTGGGAAAGCATCGTACGATCCTATGGCGTATCCATCTTCGTCACGGTAGTCGGTACGATTATAGCGCTCGCCACGATGGCGTTATATGCTTATCCCATTTCGAGACCCGACTTTAAGCATCGTAAAACGTTTTCCTTTATCATGTTCTTCACCTTATTGTTTAACAGCGGGTTAGTTCCATACTATTTGATGTATACGCAAGGCTTTCACCTTCGAGACACGATATGGATTCTCATGATTCCTTACTTCGTGCAGCCGTTCTTCGTTCTCATCTTGCGGACCTTCTTCACCAACTCGGTACCGACGGCACTATTGGAATCGGCGAAGATCGACGGAGCGGGAGAATGGCGTATTTTCGGGCAAATCGTATTGCCTTTATCGCTTCCCGTGCTTGCAACCGTAGGGTTGTTCTGTACGCTCAATTATTGGAACGATTGGTTCCAGAGCTTACTCTTCATAAACCAAGAAAACTTGATCACCATCCAGTTCCGAATGTATCAGGCACTGCTCGACATTACCTTCTTAAGCGCCAATTCAACGGCTTACTCGGCCATTCTGGCTCAGAATCCGGATTTCCAATTGCCGACGGAGACGGTGACGATGGCCATGGCGGTCGTCGGAATCGGCCCCATCATCTTCGCTTATCCGTTCTTCCAGCGATTCTTTATTAAAGGATTGACTGTCGGAGCGGTTAAGGGCTAA
- a CDS encoding ABC transporter permease codes for MEPATQANAKATTPKLRTKQNQGYWRRFGTFYIMMAPALIVLLMNNYLPMIGSAIAFKQIVYSSNSFIQSFLDSEWVGWENFNYLFSTTDSATITRNTLMYNAVFIILNLVIGVTLALLFNAMRSRRLAKFHQTTMFLPYFLSMVVVSYLVYSFLNPEIGIINKFVLPWFGGEPVDWYAESKWWPFILPIINTWKGIGYYAVIFLAAIIGIDNEYYEAATIDGASKWRQIWSITIPLIRPVIIILTFLQIGRIFYSDFGLFFQVTRNSGILYDTTLVIDTYVYNSFIVSGDIGMSSAAGLYQAVVGFVLVLASNLVIRRISKDDALF; via the coding sequence ATGGAACCTGCTACGCAAGCGAATGCGAAGGCAACTACGCCTAAATTGCGTACCAAGCAAAATCAAGGCTACTGGAGAAGATTCGGAACGTTCTATATTATGATGGCGCCCGCGCTGATCGTACTGCTCATGAACAACTACCTTCCGATGATCGGATCGGCGATTGCCTTTAAGCAAATCGTATATTCGTCCAACAGTTTCATTCAAAGCTTCTTGGACAGCGAATGGGTCGGTTGGGAGAATTTCAATTATCTGTTCAGCACGACGGACTCCGCGACCATTACGAGAAACACATTAATGTACAATGCTGTATTTATTATCTTGAACTTGGTCATCGGCGTAACCTTGGCACTCCTCTTCAACGCGATGAGAAGCCGGCGGTTGGCTAAGTTCCACCAAACGACGATGTTTCTTCCTTATTTTCTATCGATGGTCGTCGTATCTTACTTGGTCTACTCTTTCCTGAATCCGGAGATCGGCATTATCAATAAGTTCGTTCTCCCTTGGTTCGGAGGAGAGCCGGTCGACTGGTACGCGGAATCGAAATGGTGGCCGTTTATCTTACCGATAATCAATACTTGGAAAGGAATCGGTTATTACGCGGTTATCTTCCTCGCGGCGATTATCGGAATCGATAACGAGTATTACGAAGCCGCAACTATCGACGGCGCCTCCAAGTGGCGTCAAATCTGGAGCATCACGATCCCTTTGATCCGACCGGTGATTATCATCTTAACGTTCCTGCAGATCGGCCGTATTTTCTACTCGGATTTCGGCTTGTTCTTCCAGGTCACCCGCAATTCCGGAATCCTGTACGACACGACGCTCGTTATCGACACTTACGTCTATAATTCTTTCATCGTAAGCGGCGATATCGGAATGTCTTCCGCGGCAGGATTATACCAAGCGGTTGTCGGGTTCGTGCTCGTTCTTGCGTCGAACTTGGTCATACGCAGAATTAGCAAAGATGATGCACTGTTCTAG